A single window of Magnetococcus marinus MC-1 DNA harbors:
- the cheB gene encoding chemotaxis-specific protein-glutamate methyltransferase CheB — protein sequence METVRVLVVDDSPSIRALIKALLADEVGVEVVAEACNGQQAVELNATLLPDIITMDLEMPVMTGIQAIGEIMRTRAVPILVVSSVSDAEIAYQAVRHGALEVTGKPTLHDGEELAEKLRLLAGVPVIRHIGIGQQLPSSVDKLLLPQEDLPAPTWLPVAEHHESEVPQPVYVIASSTGGPNALALLIAALPQGFPYTVLIAQHISDGFAAGMVEWLGQLSAVPVRLGKHGEPILPGVVYIAPSEFHMTVTADGRIAMLTPAEGDIYHPSCDALLRSAAAVYGSRVVGVILTGMGRDGVQGLAAVCQAGGKTLAQDEASSVIFGMNKLAIEAGVAQEVVSLDNMLPAMLKHAQQSSAEAL from the coding sequence ATGGAAACAGTCCGCGTACTTGTCGTAGATGATAGTCCCTCAATACGGGCATTGATTAAGGCGCTGCTGGCAGACGAGGTAGGTGTCGAAGTGGTGGCTGAAGCTTGCAATGGTCAGCAGGCTGTAGAGCTGAATGCAACTTTATTACCCGATATTATTACCATGGATCTGGAAATGCCGGTCATGACAGGCATTCAGGCGATTGGTGAAATCATGCGTACCCGGGCGGTGCCTATTTTGGTGGTGAGCAGTGTAAGTGATGCTGAGATTGCCTATCAAGCGGTGCGGCACGGTGCCTTGGAGGTAACGGGTAAACCAACCCTGCATGATGGAGAAGAGCTGGCGGAAAAGCTGCGTTTATTGGCGGGTGTGCCGGTGATCCGCCATATTGGCATAGGGCAACAGCTCCCGAGCAGCGTGGATAAGCTCTTGCTGCCCCAAGAGGATCTCCCGGCCCCGACGTGGCTGCCCGTGGCAGAGCACCATGAGAGTGAAGTCCCGCAGCCGGTTTATGTTATTGCCTCATCCACCGGTGGGCCAAATGCTTTGGCGTTGCTTATTGCCGCATTGCCCCAGGGTTTTCCCTATACCGTGCTCATTGCCCAGCATATCTCCGATGGTTTTGCCGCTGGCATGGTGGAGTGGTTGGGGCAGCTTAGTGCGGTCCCTGTGCGTTTGGGTAAGCATGGTGAGCCGATCTTGCCCGGCGTGGTTTATATCGCCCCCTCGGAATTTCACATGACGGTTACGGCAGATGGACGCATTGCCATGCTGACGCCAGCGGAAGGTGACATTTACCATCCCAGTTGTGATGCGTTGTTAAGGTCAGCTGCCGCCGTTTATGGCAGCCGGGTGGTTGGGGTTATCCTCACCGGCATGGGGCGCGATGGGGTACAGGGTTTGGCGGCTGTTTGTCAGGCTGGTGGTAAAACATTGGCCCAGGATGAGGCCAGTTCTGTCATTTTTGGTATGAATAAACTGGCGATTGAGGCCGGTGTTGCCCAGGAGGTGGTGTCGCTGGATAACATGCTGCCAGCCATGCTCAAACACGCCCAGCAGAGCTCTGCGGAGGCGTTATAA
- a CDS encoding CheR family methyltransferase, which produces MDHAVLHPLMALIKQRTGLQLDNDSLLFKLVQQGCLAHRCTVPAFLLRLEQDREIFYELINRLTINETYFYRESEHLQLLIEHLLPPLLNQQRSEPIRILSVGCSSGEEPYSIAMALTERFGPDQAHLFRLQGCDIDTTVLQRARQGQYGSFSFRLLDPQLKARYFEPLPEQQFQIKPVIAQQVNFSLLNLMDANYPSMLHGQDIIFFRNVSIYFDQQHRREIQSKLRDLLNFGGALVAGSAETLPNDFGLLTLEQWGGCFFFRKGKSQAAEEAVELWHGLSLSSPSHSWRPQDEALSWRGLTEIAEEDEPLPPLFSLDDELLLREETLLPEGNGEPERIAVPSMDQLVALLKEKRYGEALAGVELACAQGGGQIQAELLRLKGAVLLNQRQFVQAELALKGALQQDEWSLDALLLLGQTARWQGQTKQAIAWFQKAVYLDPSHWLAHYFLAELYAIEQQSSLAQREYRLVLRQLDERRPVEGTLLALLALAVPPKQISFLCQQKLAKLAVHS; this is translated from the coding sequence ATGGATCACGCTGTATTGCATCCGCTTATGGCGTTGATTAAACAACGTACCGGCCTACAGTTGGACAATGACAGCCTGCTGTTTAAGCTCGTTCAGCAAGGCTGTTTGGCGCACCGTTGTACGGTACCAGCGTTTCTGCTACGGCTAGAGCAGGATCGTGAAATTTTTTATGAATTGATCAATCGTTTGACCATTAATGAAACCTATTTTTATCGTGAATCTGAACATTTACAGCTTCTTATAGAGCATCTTTTGCCGCCGTTGCTCAACCAGCAGAGATCCGAGCCTATTCGTATTTTAAGCGTGGGCTGCTCCAGCGGTGAAGAGCCTTACTCCATTGCGATGGCCTTGACGGAACGCTTTGGGCCGGATCAGGCACACCTGTTTCGGTTACAGGGTTGTGATATTGATACAACGGTTTTGCAGCGAGCTCGGCAAGGGCAATACGGCAGTTTTTCGTTTCGGTTATTAGATCCACAGCTTAAAGCGCGCTATTTTGAGCCACTGCCTGAGCAGCAATTTCAAATAAAACCGGTCATTGCCCAACAAGTGAACTTTAGCCTGCTTAATCTTATGGATGCGAACTATCCTAGCATGTTGCATGGGCAGGATATTATCTTTTTTAGAAACGTTTCCATCTACTTTGATCAACAGCATCGCCGTGAAATTCAGTCAAAATTACGGGATCTGTTAAATTTTGGCGGTGCTTTGGTAGCTGGCTCGGCGGAGACCTTGCCCAACGATTTTGGCTTGTTGACCCTGGAGCAGTGGGGAGGGTGTTTCTTTTTCCGTAAGGGTAAAAGCCAAGCTGCCGAAGAGGCCGTTGAGTTATGGCACGGGCTGTCGCTCTCTTCTCCCAGTCACTCGTGGAGGCCGCAGGATGAAGCGCTCAGTTGGCGTGGTTTGACAGAAATTGCAGAGGAAGATGAGCCCTTGCCCCCCCTTTTTAGCTTGGATGATGAACTCTTGCTGAGGGAAGAAACCTTGTTACCGGAGGGTAACGGGGAACCTGAGCGGATAGCCGTTCCCAGCATGGATCAGCTCGTGGCCTTACTCAAGGAAAAACGCTATGGCGAAGCCCTCGCTGGGGTAGAGCTGGCCTGCGCCCAGGGCGGGGGGCAGATCCAGGCGGAGCTGCTGCGTCTAAAAGGGGCTGTTTTGCTTAATCAGCGTCAGTTTGTGCAGGCTGAGCTCGCCCTTAAAGGGGCCTTGCAGCAAGATGAGTGGTCTTTGGATGCCCTGCTGCTATTGGGACAAACCGCGCGTTGGCAGGGGCAGACAAAGCAGGCCATTGCTTGGTTTCAGAAGGCGGTCTATCTGGATCCCAGTCACTGGTTGGCGCACTATTTTTTGGCGGAGCTGTACGCAATCGAGCAACAGTCGAGTTTAGCGCAACGGGAGTACCGTCTGGTGTTGCGACAACTGGATGAAAGGCGTCCAGTCGAGGGTACGCTGCTGGCGCTGTTGGCCCTTGCGGTTCCACCTAAGCAGATTAGCTTTCTCTGTCAGCAGAAGCTGGCAAAGTTAGCGGTTCATTCCTGA
- a CDS encoding hybrid sensor histidine kinase/response regulator: protein MALDMSRFLTRFVDEAREHLQSLEEGLARLESHPGDAQNIAAIFRSAHTIKGSSRMLKLTTISDTAHKLEDLLGVLREGQVSHTAEMGRLMDRCVDTLAVLVDLVAAGQPLPPPDTALCAALSKAATVAPAETAAPGVTESAAAPPVALSPPETAVVADTTPPVSDATTSTPLKSPDSVRVRIAKLDELIKLMGEMVSSQAYLRQRLAESRLLDLQARELAQSHGETVAHSQALHQLYLAFRDDMANQELLMQALKDKALVMRMLPLSMVLDPTARMVRELGRDLGKQVQCVVSGGEVELDRQIIDQLGDPLVHMLRNAIDHGIESPEQRLAAGKSAHGRITLKARQDSGSVVIEVEDDGQGLQVEKIRQKALQKGLLEPHQAESLEPAQILDLIFMPGFSTSAIVTDLSGRGVGMDVVRKTIVEGLHGEINVQASAGKGTKFSIRLPLSLALMRILLCEVAGHPFAFSAQHIHELVRIPQSAILTMAERKVFVLRNMFIPLVGLAQLLNLPAVEGREARALPNSQADVLVVIVRGRQEKLGLIVDQLLDERDMVVKPMPEHMRRLALVSGMVMTGKNRLVSVLQAPALMDLVRSGRGERLVAVERSGAPERHNRHVLVVDDSLNTREIEKEVLEAYGYRVTLADDGLDGLQKARAQRFDAVLTDVEMPRMDGFSLTEQLRQSADYQGVPIIIITSRQKEQDKRRGIQVGASAYIVKGDFDQSNLIEILDNLLD, encoded by the coding sequence ATGGCCTTGGATATGAGCCGTTTTTTAACCCGCTTTGTGGATGAGGCGCGGGAGCATTTGCAAAGTTTGGAAGAGGGGTTGGCACGGCTGGAGAGCCACCCGGGGGATGCGCAAAACATCGCAGCAATTTTTCGTTCGGCCCATACCATTAAAGGGTCGTCCCGCATGTTAAAACTCACCACCATCAGTGATACCGCCCATAAATTAGAAGATCTGCTTGGTGTGCTGCGCGAAGGGCAGGTGAGCCACACCGCCGAGATGGGCCGCTTGATGGATCGTTGTGTGGATACCCTGGCTGTGCTGGTGGATCTGGTGGCGGCGGGACAACCTTTGCCCCCACCCGATACGGCACTTTGTGCGGCGCTGAGCAAGGCGGCTACGGTTGCTCCCGCAGAGACAGCGGCGCCTGGAGTAACGGAATCGGCGGCAGCCCCTCCCGTTGCGCTGTCGCCCCCTGAAACAGCGGTTGTGGCTGATACCACCCCCCCCGTCAGCGATGCCACGACCTCCACGCCTCTAAAGAGTCCAGATAGCGTGCGGGTGCGCATCGCCAAGTTGGATGAGTTGATTAAACTCATGGGGGAGATGGTTTCTAGCCAAGCCTATTTGCGGCAGCGTTTGGCCGAGAGCCGTCTGCTGGATCTGCAAGCCCGCGAGCTGGCCCAAAGCCATGGCGAAACGGTTGCCCACAGTCAAGCGTTACACCAGCTTTATCTGGCGTTTCGCGATGATATGGCCAACCAGGAGTTGCTGATGCAGGCGCTCAAGGATAAGGCGCTGGTCATGCGTATGTTGCCGCTCTCCATGGTGTTGGATCCTACCGCGCGCATGGTGCGAGAGCTGGGGCGGGATCTGGGTAAACAGGTGCAGTGTGTGGTCAGTGGGGGTGAGGTTGAGCTGGATCGACAGATCATCGACCAGCTGGGCGACCCGTTGGTGCATATGCTGCGCAACGCCATTGACCACGGTATTGAATCGCCAGAGCAGCGGCTGGCAGCGGGCAAGTCGGCCCATGGGCGCATCACCCTCAAGGCGCGTCAGGATAGCGGTTCGGTGGTGATTGAGGTTGAGGATGATGGGCAAGGCTTGCAGGTGGAGAAAATCCGTCAGAAGGCCCTGCAAAAGGGGTTGCTGGAACCGCACCAAGCAGAATCGCTGGAGCCGGCGCAAATTTTGGATCTCATTTTTATGCCGGGTTTTAGTACCAGCGCCATTGTGACCGATCTCTCCGGGCGCGGTGTGGGTATGGATGTGGTGCGAAAGACCATTGTGGAGGGGCTGCATGGTGAGATCAACGTGCAGGCCAGCGCGGGTAAAGGCACAAAATTTTCCATACGCTTGCCACTCTCTTTGGCCTTGATGCGGATTTTGTTGTGCGAGGTGGCGGGGCACCCGTTTGCCTTTAGTGCCCAGCATATTCATGAGCTGGTACGTATTCCCCAGAGTGCCATTTTGACCATGGCCGAGCGTAAGGTGTTTGTCCTGCGCAATATGTTTATACCCTTGGTTGGTTTGGCGCAACTGCTCAACCTGCCTGCGGTGGAGGGGCGTGAGGCGCGGGCTTTGCCCAACAGCCAAGCCGATGTGCTGGTGGTGATTGTGCGGGGGCGTCAGGAGAAGCTGGGTCTGATTGTGGATCAGTTGCTGGATGAGCGAGATATGGTGGTTAAGCCCATGCCGGAGCATATGCGGCGGTTGGCTTTGGTGAGTGGCATGGTGATGACCGGTAAAAACCGATTGGTCAGCGTGCTGCAAGCCCCTGCATTGATGGACCTGGTGCGCAGTGGGCGGGGTGAACGGTTGGTGGCGGTTGAGCGTAGTGGGGCACCGGAGCGGCATAATCGCCATGTGTTGGTGGTGGATGACTCGCTTAATACGCGTGAGATTGAAAAAGAGGTGCTGGAAGCCTATGGCTACCGTGTCACCTTGGCCGATGATGGTTTGGATGGCCTGCAAAAAGCGCGGGCGCAACGCTTTGATGCGGTGTTAACCGATGTGGAGATGCCACGCATGGATGGTTTCTCTTTGACCGAGCAGCTGCGTCAGAGTGCCGATTATCAGGGGGTACCGATTATTATCATCACCTCCCGGCAGAAGGAGCAGGACAAGCGGCGGGGTATTCAGGTTGGGGCCAGTGCCTATATTGTCAAAGGTGATTTTGACCAGAGCAATTTAATTGAGATTTTGGATAATTTGTTGGATTAA
- a CDS encoding response regulator codes for MKVLVVDDDALAGEMTSAVLEMAGYVCLLAENGVEALELISQHEDLMAVISDQNMPLITGLELYKTLQEQNVTLPFILLSGDDSTRLIAENPGLSGCVMKDADLEQQLVAALQRALA; via the coding sequence ATGAAAGTTTTGGTGGTGGATGATGATGCCTTGGCGGGTGAGATGACCTCGGCGGTGTTGGAGATGGCGGGGTATGTATGCCTGTTGGCCGAAAATGGCGTCGAGGCACTGGAGTTGATCAGCCAGCATGAGGATTTGATGGCGGTGATTTCTGACCAAAATATGCCCTTGATTACCGGGCTTGAGCTCTATAAAACATTGCAAGAACAAAATGTTACATTGCCATTTATCCTGTTAAGTGGGGATGATTCGACACGCTTGATAGCAGAAAATCCGGGATTAAGTGGTTGTGTTATGAAAGATGCCGATTTAGAGCAACAGCTTGTCGCCGCACTACAGCGGGCGTTGGCCTAA
- a CDS encoding diguanylate cyclase, producing the protein MHDKQLAFHKKMAHLRSSFLRGLPERLERGRVLLQGVHSGEGLSAVKELHLLFHSIKGTSASFQLYEINLSAKAAEAMLMIALEHKKLPESAQLELLTQQLENIVNMADATTLAYSTPPCFELPKQAPDASNVANIASESEIYICDDDPILLAQLVSQLACFGYHASAFHTLDDLEQAVRQRLPSALVMDVVFPEGKEAGLERVESLKTYLNGHVPIVFISSRNDFESRMRAVQAGGRAYCHKPIRSTELLDVLDGLTMTHPPEPFHILVVDDEPDTANYHALVLQEAGMLTRIVSDPAHVLEALTGFNADLVLMDMYLPQCSGAELATLLRQTPGYLSLPIVFLSSETNTGRQYQAMKVGVDGFLNKPIQADTLIAEVSMRAERMRTLRSLMIRDSLTGLYNHTTTKHFLDSEIASASRRNSTTCFAMIDLDYFKKVNDTYGHAMGDQVLVALSRLLQQRVRQSDVVGRYGGEEFAVVLTDIDLERAKAILDQLREDFARVKFFANGIEFTCSFSCGVAAFPRLETALEIGEAADKALYQAKREGRNQVVAFQS; encoded by the coding sequence ATGCATGATAAACAGCTTGCCTTTCACAAAAAAATGGCCCATTTGCGCAGCTCCTTTTTACGCGGGCTGCCTGAACGTTTGGAACGGGGGCGTGTTTTGTTGCAAGGGGTACACAGTGGCGAAGGATTATCGGCGGTCAAAGAGCTGCACTTGCTGTTTCACTCCATCAAGGGCACCAGTGCATCGTTTCAACTGTATGAGATCAATCTTTCGGCCAAAGCGGCCGAAGCGATGTTGATGATCGCGCTGGAGCATAAGAAGCTACCCGAGTCTGCCCAACTGGAGCTGCTCACGCAACAGTTGGAGAACATTGTAAATATGGCGGATGCAACCACGTTGGCTTATAGCACCCCCCCCTGTTTTGAGCTCCCCAAACAGGCGCCCGATGCAAGCAATGTCGCCAATATTGCCAGTGAGAGTGAGATCTATATTTGTGATGATGACCCGATTTTACTGGCGCAATTGGTTTCGCAATTGGCCTGTTTTGGCTACCATGCCAGCGCGTTCCACACCCTGGATGATCTGGAGCAGGCGGTGCGTCAGCGGCTACCCAGCGCATTGGTGATGGATGTGGTGTTTCCCGAGGGGAAAGAGGCCGGCTTGGAGCGGGTGGAGAGCCTTAAAACCTATCTGAATGGGCATGTGCCCATTGTGTTTATCTCATCGCGCAATGATTTTGAGTCACGCATGCGGGCGGTTCAGGCGGGGGGGCGTGCCTACTGTCACAAACCGATTCGCTCCACCGAGCTGTTGGATGTACTGGATGGGTTAACCATGACCCACCCTCCGGAACCCTTTCATATTTTGGTGGTGGATGATGAACCCGATACGGCCAACTATCACGCCTTGGTGTTGCAAGAGGCGGGCATGTTGACGCGAATCGTCTCTGATCCGGCCCATGTGCTGGAGGCGCTGACGGGCTTTAATGCCGATCTGGTGCTGATGGATATGTATCTGCCCCAGTGTAGCGGGGCCGAGTTGGCGACTTTGTTGCGGCAGACCCCAGGTTATTTAAGTTTGCCCATTGTGTTTCTATCGAGCGAGACCAATACGGGCCGCCAGTACCAAGCGATGAAGGTCGGAGTAGATGGTTTTTTAAACAAGCCAATTCAGGCAGATACTCTGATTGCCGAGGTGTCTATGCGGGCCGAGCGGATGCGCACTTTACGTTCGCTGATGATCCGCGACAGCTTGACCGGCTTGTATAACCACACCACCACCAAGCATTTTTTGGATTCGGAAATTGCCAGCGCCTCACGGCGGAACAGTACCACCTGTTTTGCCATGATTGATTTAGACTATTTCAAAAAAGTGAACGATACCTATGGCCATGCCATGGGGGATCAAGTGTTGGTGGCTCTCTCTAGGCTGTTGCAGCAGCGGGTACGTCAATCGGATGTGGTGGGACGCTACGGTGGTGAGGAGTTTGCGGTGGTCCTGACGGATATTGATCTGGAGCGTGCTAAGGCCATTCTGGATCAGCTGCGGGAGGATTTTGCGCGGGTTAAGTTTTTTGCGAATGGAATTGAGTTTACATGCAGCTTTAGCTGTGGTGTTGCCGCTTTCCCACGCTTAGAGACGGCTTTGGAAATTGGGGAGGCTGCGGATAAAGCGCTCTATCAAGCCAAACGTGAAGGGCGGAATCAGGTGGTTGCTTTTCAATCTTAA
- a CDS encoding chemotaxis protein CheW, with product MSDLEQLLESKGHDHTEIVNVEDPQVKLVIFALHDQIFAFPGEQIREIVTDLEIFYVPGCPRSMAGVVNIRGNIESVLNLDHLLGIQREPPPRLTLLIGEGDGLRSGLRVDQVLDVLDQPISGIQPPLETVSEQIRPFVTGILHYRQQPVMVLSLVPLFAHYRHTMKYPG from the coding sequence ATGAGCGATTTAGAACAGCTATTGGAAAGCAAAGGGCATGACCACACAGAGATTGTAAATGTGGAGGATCCCCAAGTAAAATTGGTGATTTTTGCCCTGCATGATCAGATCTTTGCCTTTCCGGGTGAGCAAATTCGGGAAATCGTTACCGATCTTGAGATTTTTTATGTACCGGGTTGCCCCCGTTCCATGGCCGGCGTGGTCAATATTCGGGGCAATATTGAGTCGGTTCTTAACTTGGACCATCTGTTGGGCATTCAGCGGGAGCCGCCGCCGCGTCTCACACTGCTGATTGGCGAAGGGGATGGTTTGCGCAGCGGGTTGCGGGTTGATCAGGTGTTGGATGTGCTGGATCAGCCCATAAGCGGCATTCAACCCCCGTTAGAGACGGTTTCAGAGCAGATACGCCCCTTTGTGACGGGTATTCTGCACTATCGGCAACAGCCGGTGATGGTGTTGAGTTTGGTGCCGCTGTTTGCCCACTACCGGCACACCATGAAATATCCGGGCTAA
- a CDS encoding cytochrome-c peroxidase: MGRWLTVKMVGLALLLSPPVWGVPLINEPIQPIPLTQAELNKQQVALGELLYHDTRLSGDGTLSCASCHPVNAGGMDGLPVSVGIRQQKGGINAPTVLNARYNLAQFWDGRADSLESQALGPVTNPIEMGARWEGVLERLNRDKKMRRRFSELFPHLGITKESISLAIATYERSLTTPNAPFDRYLRGDLKAVEREVVEGYELFKSYGCVACHQGVNVGGNMYQTFGLFGNYFKDRQIPITKSDYGRFNVTAQEEDRFAFKVPSLRNVALTAPYFHDGRVKSLSQAVQLMAHYQLGRQLSAEHIEKIVAFLHSLTGTQPEAP, encoded by the coding sequence ATGGGACGTTGGTTGACCGTAAAGATGGTAGGCTTGGCACTGTTGCTCTCGCCCCCCGTATGGGGGGTGCCGTTGATTAATGAGCCTATTCAACCCATACCGTTGACCCAGGCTGAGTTGAATAAGCAACAGGTGGCATTGGGGGAGCTGCTCTACCACGATACCCGCCTTTCGGGTGACGGCACGTTAAGCTGTGCGAGCTGCCACCCCGTTAATGCGGGGGGGATGGATGGTCTGCCGGTTTCTGTAGGCATACGGCAGCAAAAGGGGGGCATCAATGCCCCAACGGTGCTTAATGCGCGCTATAATTTGGCGCAGTTTTGGGATGGCCGGGCCGACTCTTTAGAGAGTCAGGCGTTGGGACCTGTGACCAACCCTATTGAGATGGGGGCACGTTGGGAGGGGGTGTTGGAGCGGCTTAATCGAGATAAAAAGATGCGCCGTCGTTTTAGTGAGCTGTTTCCCCATTTAGGTATCACCAAGGAGAGCATTAGTCTTGCTATTGCCACCTATGAGCGTAGCTTGACCACCCCTAACGCCCCCTTTGATCGCTATTTAAGAGGGGATCTAAAGGCGGTGGAGCGGGAGGTGGTCGAGGGTTATGAGCTCTTTAAATCTTACGGCTGTGTGGCGTGTCACCAGGGGGTCAATGTGGGCGGTAATATGTACCAAACCTTTGGCCTGTTTGGTAACTATTTTAAAGACCGCCAGATACCAATCACCAAGAGTGATTATGGCCGCTTTAATGTAACCGCGCAGGAGGAGGACCGTTTTGCCTTTAAAGTACCTTCGCTGCGCAATGTGGCCCTAACCGCGCCCTATTTTCACGATGGGCGTGTTAAGAGCCTGTCGCAGGCGGTGCAATTAATGGCCCACTATCAGCTAGGCCGCCAGCTAAGTGCAGAACATATAGAAAAAATTGTCGCTTTTTTGCATAGCCTAACCGGTACCCAGCCGGAGGCCCCATGA
- a CDS encoding DAHL domain-containing protein → MMRLTSNNIWVFIAVVAMGVVSLVTLLTFTRQIDQSQHRQVQGHLQQLYRLDAAMDQSLGLVQHGMLTHYDSFVQYSLEINQILKALDPAQARSGLSRSDEMVSLYQGLLKSWQEKLWLVERFKSDQAVLRNSLRYFPQALMEITEQLDHNKPELTGFDANQARVMSRQLTLLLRLTLVSNNRGPEQDLWALGQSQELILTLLEQHQGTLVQQVRNLMEHGALIHKFQMKVNRWSQDAVAQPTERQLDRLAESYYAAFEGDLRRADQLRLWMYLLTLVLIGVGMLVARKVMLLRLAHAQQEALVAQRTTELRRELLERRKAEERFRSVAESAGDAILAVDRHGRISFWNRSATTIFGYEYAQVKGRSLEMLVPEHQQSFYQHILQASLKADALLKPREVQTLEAQRADGTIFPVEASLASWKTGGKRFFTLVIRDITERKAMEDRLHATLNSLDAKVAERTSELQSRMDELNRTRDQLVSSEKMASIGRLAAGVAHEINTPIGIAVGAASQNRETTNRILAMLEQEEVDEESLVEELKSLDKLAHLISNSMEKAAKLIRVMRRFTHISTDWQLEPLDMESALLEIVDPLRPMFDQQHVVLQIKVEQALQVMSRKDLVQEIFSDLLNNTLVHAFPQPGGGEVKIVISYVEGEVLLNYQDDGIGMDEVVQQQMFEPFFTTAHPEGRYGLGLYFLQTLVQGQLQGRVLCQSGTGEGVRFEICWPCERVLVQP, encoded by the coding sequence ATGATGCGATTAACCTCAAATAATATATGGGTGTTTATTGCTGTTGTGGCGATGGGGGTTGTCTCCCTTGTGACCCTGTTGACTTTTACCCGCCAAATTGACCAATCCCAGCATCGGCAGGTGCAGGGCCATTTACAACAGCTCTATCGCTTGGATGCGGCGATGGATCAATCCCTTGGCTTGGTGCAGCACGGCATGCTCACCCATTATGATAGCTTTGTTCAATATAGTTTAGAAATAAATCAAATTCTTAAAGCGCTAGATCCTGCTCAAGCACGCAGTGGGTTAAGCCGTAGCGATGAGATGGTGTCACTCTATCAAGGGCTACTAAAAAGTTGGCAAGAGAAGCTTTGGTTGGTGGAGCGGTTTAAATCGGACCAAGCGGTTTTGCGCAACTCATTGCGCTATTTTCCGCAGGCTCTGATGGAGATTACCGAGCAGCTTGACCACAATAAGCCGGAATTGACTGGCTTCGATGCCAACCAAGCGCGCGTTATGAGCCGGCAGCTAACCTTATTGCTGCGTTTGACCTTGGTCAGTAACAACCGGGGTCCGGAGCAGGATTTGTGGGCATTGGGGCAGTCCCAAGAGCTCATCCTAACTCTATTGGAACAGCATCAGGGAACACTGGTTCAGCAGGTGCGTAACCTGATGGAGCATGGCGCGTTGATCCATAAATTTCAAATGAAGGTGAACCGTTGGAGCCAAGACGCGGTTGCGCAACCCACCGAGCGGCAATTGGATCGCTTGGCTGAGAGCTACTATGCTGCATTTGAGGGGGATTTGCGACGGGCTGATCAATTGCGCTTGTGGATGTACCTGTTGACTCTGGTGCTGATCGGTGTGGGGATGTTGGTAGCGCGCAAGGTGATGCTGTTGCGTTTGGCCCATGCCCAGCAGGAGGCCTTGGTGGCACAGCGGACGACTGAGTTACGACGGGAGCTGTTGGAGCGTCGTAAGGCCGAAGAGCGGTTTCGCTCGGTGGCGGAATCGGCGGGGGATGCCATTCTAGCGGTGGACCGTCATGGTCGTATTAGTTTTTGGAACCGCAGTGCAACCACCATTTTTGGTTATGAGTATGCCCAGGTAAAAGGGCGCAGTCTGGAGATGTTGGTGCCAGAGCATCAACAGAGCTTTTACCAACATATTTTGCAAGCGTCGTTAAAGGCGGATGCCTTGCTCAAGCCCCGCGAGGTGCAAACCTTGGAGGCCCAGCGAGCCGATGGTACGATTTTTCCCGTAGAGGCTTCATTAGCCAGTTGGAAAACCGGCGGAAAGCGATTTTTTACGCTGGTTATCCGGGATATTACTGAACGTAAGGCGATGGAAGATCGCCTGCACGCCACTCTGAACTCGTTGGATGCCAAGGTGGCGGAGCGTACCTCGGAGTTGCAAAGCCGGATGGATGAGCTTAACCGTACCCGTGACCAGTTGGTCAGTAGTGAAAAGATGGCCTCTATTGGTCGGTTGGCGGCGGGGGTGGCCCATGAGATCAACACACCCATTGGCATTGCGGTGGGGGCGGCTTCGCAAAATCGTGAAACCACCAACCGTATTCTGGCGATGCTAGAGCAGGAAGAGGTGGATGAAGAGTCGTTGGTCGAAGAGCTCAAGAGCTTGGATAAACTGGCCCATTTAATCAGCAATAGCATGGAGAAAGCGGCCAAACTTATTCGGGTTATGCGGCGTTTTACCCATATCTCGACCGATTGGCAGTTGGAGCCATTGGATATGGAAAGTGCCTTGCTGGAGATTGTCGATCCGTTGCGTCCAATGTTTGACCAGCAACATGTGGTGTTGCAGATTAAGGTTGAGCAAGCCTTGCAGGTGATGAGTCGGAAAGATCTGGTGCAGGAGATCTTTTCAGACCTGCTTAATAATACCCTGGTCCATGCTTTTCCCCAGCCGGGCGGGGGGGAGGTGAAGATTGTCATAAGCTATGTCGAGGGGGAGGTTTTACTCAACTATCAGGATGACGGGATCGGCATGGATGAGGTCGTGCAACAGCAGATGTTCGAGCCTTTTTTTACCACGGCCCATCCTGAGGGGCGCTACGGTTTGGGCCTCTATTTTTTACAAACCCTGGTGCAAGGGCAGCTACAGGGCCGAGTGCTTTGCCAAAGTGGCACAGGTGAAGGGGTACGCTTTGAGATCTGTTGGCCCTGTGAAAGGGTGTTGGTGCAGCCCTAA